The following nucleotide sequence is from Triticum dicoccoides isolate Atlit2015 ecotype Zavitan chromosome 7B, WEW_v2.0, whole genome shotgun sequence.
CCCATGTTACACGTAGCGCGGGCCGGCTGAAACTTGGCCCACTCAATCGACCGTTCGACCACTGTGGAAACGAATCGCCCCTCTCCGCTAAAAATAATAAAAACGAATCGCCCCTCTCCTTCCTCCGCTGCTCAGAGCCCAGAAGCCTCCTCCGGCGGCGGCAGTGTCGGCGGGGATGAGCACGAGGAACTCCGTCGTGACGGCGCACAAGCCCGCCAGCGCCAGCCACTCCCGCGTCGGCAGCTTCACCAGCTCAGCCTCATCGTCGCGTACGCACCCGCAcaaccctccctccctccctcccctccccgcaCAATCCCCAGCTTATTGTGTAGCCCCGGACGTGTTCCTGGTCTCGGGGGACGTCCTCTACTGTTTTGGTTCGAGTCCGTGGGGGCGCTggcgggcggctgccctagggtttTGCTCCCGGCCAGAGTGCACGCGCGCGCGTGACTGCGCCTGATTCGTTTCGCCCCTGGGGCCCGGGCTGGGCTGCCCCCGCGGCTCCTCTCCGGCGAGTTGTTCGGGAGGATCTGGGGCAGTGTGGTGTGCAGCCCTAGGGCACTGTATTGGTGTTCTGTATAGGTCGTTGGGCCAGGGCAAAATGGCACTGCAGTCTGCACCCCCAGCACGCGTAGCCTGATAACAGGGAAATTGTGCGCGACCCACATGACGGTATCGTCGGAATGCAGCGACATTGATTTACGCACGCTTGGCAACACAGAGCTTTATAGTGTTCACTGAAACTGATCCATCAGCAACAGGCTTGTGATTTGCAGTTAATTAGATGGCACTGTTTTTCTGTGCTGTGTGTACCTGTTAAATCCTTCTGCTAAATGCCGCAGACTGCCAAACCTTTCAGGAAATGTGCCCGCTCTCACGCCGCAGGGCCTTCATTCAGGTTAGTGATGGATGTCACGTCGTCGAGGGCCGGCGACCTGTCTTTTTGTTTGCATGTTAATCCGGTACTGTAACAGTCCATCATGCACTTCACATCTGCTTCTCCTTACCTAGGAACTAGAAAAGTATTCTGAAACTAAAAAGAATCCACATTTGTATTACTCATTTGCCCAAGAATAGAGATTACGTCAGCTGATTTTGCAACCGAGGAGAGCGGCAAAGCCCCAAGCTCTAAACGGGGACGCCGCAGCCGCCCGTGACGTTACCGGCGGAGGAGAGACAGGGGGTAGGGGGCAGGAGGTGGAAGGAGAAGAAATCGGCCGGGAGGAGGAAAAAGAGCCGCAGCCGTTGGATTGAAATTCATGAAATCCAACGGTTGGGAACTTGGGATAGAGAGGTAATCGACTgaaagcaaaaataaataaatagaatcaGGCGTCTGACCTGTAGGTGCTCCCAAAAGGAATCTTGATTTACGTTAGTGTATGTATACATCTCTTTGCCATGCTTCCCCACACACATTGTCTCAGGAACAATACATATATGGAGCTAAAATTTAAAGTGGCAACTCCAACAAATTGTTTTTATGTTAGTAACCTAGTATTACGCCGTGAGGGCAACGCTAATCTTGATTTACGTTTTTGGGAATTAACGTTCTCTAACTGATACCCAATAATACCCCTTTAAATCTTGCACCACGCTGCCCGCTCTCGTAGTTCgttgccgcctccctcctccatagCCACCCCATGCCTCAAGCCGCCTCTTGGCATGGACACCGTCGCCCTGAACCTGGCGGCGGCAACCAAGCTCAACCATGAGCTCGTCTGTACCCCACACCCACACAGGCCGATTTGTCTCCTGAGAGTCAGTTTGAAAATTTTCATAAAGGTAGCCACAGATAGGCTCAACACGGCGGCTGACCACGAGCTCGTCTGTACCCCACACCCACACAGGCCGATTTGTCTCCTGAGAGTCAGTTTGAAAATTTTCATAAAGGTAGCCACAGATAGCCTCAACGCGGCGGCTGACCACGTGGTCCACCTGTCTCAAACTACATTCATGCAAGGAAGAAACATCGAGCAGTTATCCTACATGAGACCGTCCACGAGATGCGCCGGAAAAACATGAGTGGGTGATCTTTTAAGATGGACTGTGCTCTTTGCAGGTGTGTAATCCACTGTGTGTGCGTTGCTGTTGGATGTCTGCATCCTAGTAATGCAGAGGCCAGGTGTGTGCTCGTTGTGCCTATACCTTTGATATGACCTTATGAGTCAATAGAAAGCACCCTTTATCGGGAAAAAAAACACACTAAAAAAGGGCTGAAGTTGTTTTTACCATTGTTGAGCTTGCCAGTTATCTATGAAGGTACAGCAGCAATCATGGTACCTACGCAAGTAAACTGAATACAATGTTCATGTTCCGAAAAAATGGACTAAATAATCCAATGCACCTTTTCTTTTGTATCTGCTAGTTGAATCACTTCTACTGTGACTCACAATCCTTGGGGGACCCAATCCTCCTCTTTGAGTCATCGCAGTAATCATAGACCTTGGAGTTGGCAGCCACCTCCTTCAGTTGCTGTTGCTGCGTCTGGTCCAGTTCCGTGCCGAACGAACCAGGGGAGCTCTGGCTACAGGCCTTGGAGCTTGGAGAACAGGCGGTGGCCTTGTAGTTCCGGAAGTATGCTGTGAACGGCGCTAGTGACCAGTCAGTCTTGACCCGCCCACCCTGTGTCGCCCAGTCATCTGCATTCCAGATGGTGCTGTACACCCTCATTGGTTGATAGTTTGGATAGGGGGCACCAAACATCATCTGGTTCTTGATCTGCCGGAGCAGCTTGTTATCGACAAGGATTCTGCAACCCAGCAACATCCATATGAGCTAGGCTTAGTGCATGCAAATACCTTTTCGATCTAAAAATTATTTAACATGTCCGACTAAACTGAGCATTCATGCTTCATTTGGAACCAGATGCTATTTAGATAGGAGGGGTTAGCTTAGCTAAGCAGGTATTAGGTTGAACAAGAATCGAGTAGATAGGAGTGGGGCTCACCGGATGTATTGTTGGGTCCAAATGATGCTATAGGTGTGGAAGTCCTGGGAGGGATCAAACCAAAGCCGGTACCCCTTCTCTCTGCTGCCTACGCCTCTAGCATACACATTGGTGTGCAGGGTGTAGGGGTTGCCGGTGCTGTTCCCCAAGAATTCAAGGTCGATCTCATCGTGGTATTGCCATGGTCCCTCCGACATCATCTGTTCCCAGATTGCAATGCAAGATGGTTAGTCTTAGTATTGACAAGTTGACACGAACGACGTTAATCAGTCCATCACTTACATAAAATGTTGTCACTGTGCCGGCTGAgttcccgggcatgagcttgatttCCATGTCAATCCTCCCAAAGAGGTACTTGAGTTTCGAGCTGAATCCGGAGGTTGTGCTGCGGTCGAGACTCATCGCGACAGTCTGTCGGCCGGCGCCATCACGGACAACGTTGCACTTGCCCCACAGGAGATTGACCTCGTCGGTGATGTCGGCAGTGACCTGAGGGGTGGCCAGGGCGACGAGGTAGAATGCCGCTAGGGAGGCTAGGAGGTAAGCCCTAGCCTGGCCCATGGCTTTGGTGGTGTTAAGAGAGGGAGCACTGGGACTGGGCGCAGTGTGATTGTGCTGCTCGTTAATGTTATGGGCGGGCTTATATGTAGAAAGAGGTGCAGGGGAGATTAGGGCTTATGTGGAAAGAGGTGCAGGGGAGATTAGTTGGTCCAAGACTAAACAGGGTGAACTTTAATAGTAATTATTCTCGGAAGATGTAAGAAACTGGAGACAATTGTGAAGCAGGCGGGTATAAAAAATCTTGATGACTGGGCTTCATTTAAAGCTTGAGCAGTGATCGAGTTGAGTGGACTAATGGTTCATTTAAAGCTTGAGCAGTGACTGAGCTGAGTTGACTAATGGTTCTAGGGCTCTATCATGGCAACAACCTGTGAGTGGCGGGGCCTACCGTACCGTGGCTTCTGGCAGACTAGGCTGGTTCTCCAGcaagttgaagaagtatatgagacTGATGGATGGCTTTTATTACTTTCATTCTTTGTTGTGGCACAGTTTTACTTTTACATATCAAATCACTAGATCCACTGACTATTTCAATATGTGAACTCAGTCATAAAGCATCTTGCTTTCCCAAGCCCTCTAAATTTGTACGTCTCACATCTAGGTCAGTGATTATCTTCATCTCCTCCAGCACCCGGTCACAATTCAGAATCATTTGTTGCAGTTCCAAGCCCTGCACTAACTTTCAGATATGTGCAGTTTCTTGCATTCAGACTTCTGTTGTCTACTGGTTGTTCTCTctctcaaaaagaaaagaaatgtaTACTGCTTGTTCGGTGGATCCTCTGAAAGATGCCGCATTTGTGAGATTGTGTAACAGTTAGGTTTGTTATAGATGAATCTTTGGAAGGAGTATGAAAAAACTTGTCAACTAGGTTAGTATCTACTAGGTTGGGAGATCTAATGGTTGATCTATTAACTAAtgcaactatgaaaatgttgattcCATAGGCATCGAACTGGAAGTCAGAAGGCGAAGTTTGTCAGCTGCACAAAAAACTAAAAATACTGGAAAATAGTTACACGAAAGTTTCTGTATGCAACCATGAAAATGCTGATGTTCCTCCATAGGCATCGAACTGGAAGTCAGAAGGCGAAGTTCGTCAGCTGCGCATAACGAGGTGCtgcacaaaaaaactaaaaaaattggaAAATAGTTACATGAAAGTTTATGTTTTAACTGCTGCGCATGTGTGTGCACTTGCCCCTATAAACCCTTGGGAGACTCATTTCTGCACTCTGAGTAGCTGAAATCTGGTTGGCCAGATTTGCTGCATGCTCACAGGAAGTCATACCGGTGCTTGTTCGATCTGGAATCTGAAGTTTTCCATACTGTCAGAATCCCTATATTATAGGAGCATTGCATGTTACAAAGCATTTGCACTTGACTTGTCTTTGAATTATTTTTGCATTACGAAATGAATATAACTACcataaagttagttttgttataTAGTTCTCTTATCATGTACTGTCTCAGCATGATTTCTCACAAAGTCGGTACATTTTTGCGATCCAGGGTGGTGGTGAAGCAAGAGACGATCTGGTGGTAAACAACAACCAGTTTGTTGATGAGTGATTATACCAATCCAGCCATCTTTTCATTGAGTTTACTGTCAGAAAATGCATACATCTCTGCAGTTATTTCACAGATAAAGCAATTCATCATGATCTGTACAGTTCATGTCTACACTCTGAGTAGACATGATCTGCAGAGGCATTTGGTTGAGTTGGTGACAGTCTGGCAGATACACATGATCTGCACAGGCATTTGGTTGACCCTGCAAATCTAACCATTTCTTACTGTTGTTGCCATGTTGGTGTTTGTGCTGAAAGGATCATGAAGTGTCCGTGCCTTCGGTACAGGTCTTACATGGGCCGCAATTTATCGAGGTCCGTACATCTATGATGCTCGAATTAATGGGCACCATTTGTCTATGCGCAACCAGATGAGCATACCTAGGGTCCAGAGATCGCATCGATTCTGTGCTGCTGATCGAGATTTGAACCAATGCTAATTTTTAAAGGCTCTGTGTCTGGCTTTGTGAATCCTATGTAGGCAGAGGTATCTGAGGTCATTGTGTTGATGCAATAATCTGGAACCGATAGTTTGTTTGGATGGAGCACTGTGCAATACATACATTTGTGTCAGAGGAAGATGGAAATGTAAATTTTCTTTTTAATGCACCATTTGGAACCAAGGAATTTTTCCTGGAAAGTTCCTTTTTTGTTTTACCCTAGACACTGGTTTATTTGAAATTCTGCATCTCAAGCTTGAGTTTGTTCGATTTGCATATGGGGACCCTATGATGTCTCAGACTCTGGTTCGGATGCTCCAAATGATAAATGTTTTTGGACAATGGTTCTACAGGTGCCAAACCAGCAAGTTCCATTGTGCCCGGTACCAAGACTGTTAGCTGTGTACTGGCTGATGGGTGATGTGGCGGACTCCAGGCTCATTTTATTTTGAGCAGTGGTAACATGGCTCAAAATGTGTTTGCATCTGAAAGATATGTTCGTGGCACGTGCGGCAGTGGCTGGACGGCGGATTCCTTAGACCCTGGATGGGGCATCCCCGTCGGTTCCGGCCtgccgcggcggcggcgaaggtcgatggaggagcgtggcacattGGTGGCGGACACAAAGCTGGAGACAGCGAAGGCATGGTGTGAGTTGTGGCACATGACAGCAGAGTCTGGGTGCTCGGGCCCTGCCGAGGCCTCCCCAGCAAGATGATGTTATATTGCTGGTAACAGGCTCGTTCCCAACATCAGCATTCACATCGACCATGCCTCACCTTGAAGATGAGCACGTATCCAAGTACCCATATGAGAATTGAACGTAGTacatttctcaaggaacacatggtTGTAACTTGTAACAGTCAAGATTTCAACAACAGTACTGATGCACAAAAAAACAAAGGTAAACAAGCTGAAGGACTGATTGCAGCGACTGGATCAGAGCTCGTGGTAAGCGAAAACAAGTGAAATAAACAGAGATGGCGTCAACCCTTCAGGATGAACGCGGCAGTTCCTCCAGCTTCACGGTAGGCGCCTTGGGATGGTTGGCAAGCTGGCTCTCCAAGTTGCTCTTGATCGCCTCATCATTGGTACCCTGGAGCAAGACCTCCTTGAGCTCGGACAGAAAATTCAGGCCCGTGAGATGGTACGACGCGCTGGAGCAGTCGATCTTCAGCAGCTCGAGGCTCTTCATCGACCTCGACCCGAAGGTCACGTGTAGCTCGCTGGCGCCGGAGGCGATCTCGAGGATCTTCACCTTCTTGAAGGTGACCAGCTCCTCCCCATACATCTTGGCGTGAAAATGGAGCTTACCATCCTGAAGCTGTCCGACTCGGAGACGCAGGATGCATAGCTCCGATAGGTTGGCTAGGAACTCGATGTCGTCTTCCTTTAAGGCGTCCATCTCCAGATCCAGCTTCATGAGCT
It contains:
- the LOC119335664 gene encoding xyloglucan endotransglucosylase/hydrolase protein 24-like: MGQARAYLLASLAAFYLVALATPQVTADITDEVNLLWGKCNVVRDGAGRQTVAMSLDRSTTSGFSSKLKYLFGRIDMEIKLMPGNSAGTVTTFYMMSEGPWQYHDEIDLEFLGNSTGNPYTLHTNVYARGVGSREKGYRLWFDPSQDFHTYSIIWTQQYIRILVDNKLLRQIKNQMMFGAPYPNYQPMRVYSTIWNADDWATQGGRVKTDWSLAPFTAYFRNYKATACSPSSKACSQSSPGSFGTELDQTQQQQLKEVAANSKVYDYCDDSKRRIGSPKDYELMVELGCRRQVQGDGVHAKRRLEAWGGYGGGRRQRTTRAGSVVQDLKGYYWVSVRER